One genomic window of Magnolia sinica isolate HGM2019 chromosome 3, MsV1, whole genome shotgun sequence includes the following:
- the LOC131239234 gene encoding xyloglucan endotransglucosylase protein 2-like — protein sequence MASFLTVLCLSSFFFPSVIMGAPPRTPIDVPFQRNYMPTWAFDHIKYFNGGTEVQLTLDKYTGTGFQSKGSYLFGHFSMRIKMVPGDSAGTVTAYYLSSQNSEHDEIDFEFLGNRTNQPYILQTNVFTGGKGDREQRIFLWFDPTKDYHSYSILWNMYQIVFFVDDVPIRVFKNCKDLGVRFPFNQPMKLYSSLWNADDWATRGGLEKTDWSKAPFVASYRGFHIDGCEASVRATFCATQGKRWWDQKEFQDLDGLQYSKLSWVRQKYTIYNYCTDRSRIHTMPPECQRDRDV from the exons atggcttcttttctcactGTCCTATGCCTATCTTCCTTTTTCTTCCCCTCTGTTATCATGGGTGCTCCACCAAGGACACCCATAGATGTGCCATTTCAAAGGAACTACATGCCCACATGGGCCTTTGATCACATCAAATACTTCAACGGTGGTACTGAAGTCCAACTCACTTTGGATAAATACACAG GGACTGGATTTCAATCCAAGGGCTCTTATCTGTTTGGCCACTTCAGCATGAGAATAAAGATGGTACCAGGAGATTCAGCTGGAACAGTAACTGCATACTAT CTTTCTTCTCAGAACTCAGAGCATGATGAGATAGACTTCGAGTTCTTGGGCAACAGGACCAATCAGCCCTACATTCTACAGACCAATGTCTTTACAGGAGGGAAAGGAGATAGAGAACAGAGGATTTTTCTGTGGTTTGATCCTACAAAAGACTACCATTCCTACTCAATCCTGTGGAACATGTATCAGATAGT attcTTTGTAGATGACGTCCCCATCAGAGTATTCAAGAACTGCAAGGACTTGGGCGTCAGATTCCCATTCAATCAGCCCATGAAGCTGTACTCGAGCCTGTGGAACGCTGATGACTGGGCCACGAGAGGTGGGCTCGAGAAGACTGACTGGAGCAAGGCCCCATTCGTCGCGTCGTACAGAGGCTTCCACATCGACGGCTGTGAGGCGTCGGTGAGGGCCACTTTCTGTGCCACGCAGGGCAAGCGGTGGTGGGACCAGAAGGAGTTCCAGGACCTTGATGGGCTGCAGTACAGCAAGCTGAGCTGGGTCCGCCAGAAGTACACCATATACAACTATTGTACCGACAGGTCTAGGATCCATACAATGCCGCCTGAATGCCAGAGGGACAGAGATGTATAG